From a single Acetonema longum DSM 6540 genomic region:
- a CDS encoding bifunctional 2-keto-4-hydroxyglutarate aldolase/2-keto-3-deoxy-6-phosphogluconate aldolase, with the protein MSKKIENLRKIVDGGIVVIIRSDNAEEAQKIAEASIAGGVGAVEVTMSVPGALKIIESLARTYKNGEIVIGAGTVLDAETARAAILAGAELLVSPHLNVDMVKMSNRYQAVSIVGAMTPKEIMETLEAGADMVKLFPAELLGPQYVKTVKAPIPQASIVPTGGATPQNVHEWIQAGCDAVGVGSYITKAHKKDGDYNKVTLAAREFVEAVAKARRQGK; encoded by the coding sequence ATGAGTAAAAAAATTGAAAATTTACGCAAGATAGTCGACGGCGGCATCGTAGTGATTATTCGGAGCGATAACGCCGAGGAAGCGCAGAAAATTGCCGAAGCCAGCATTGCCGGCGGGGTTGGCGCTGTAGAAGTTACCATGAGTGTGCCGGGCGCACTGAAGATCATAGAATCGCTTGCCCGGACCTATAAAAACGGAGAAATCGTGATCGGCGCAGGAACTGTTTTAGATGCGGAAACCGCCAGAGCAGCCATATTAGCGGGGGCCGAGCTCCTGGTAAGCCCTCATTTAAATGTCGATATGGTTAAGATGAGCAATCGTTATCAGGCAGTTTCCATCGTTGGCGCCATGACTCCGAAAGAGATCATGGAAACACTGGAGGCCGGCGCCGATATGGTAAAGCTGTTCCCTGCGGAATTATTGGGGCCGCAGTATGTGAAAACCGTGAAAGCGCCGATACCGCAAGCGTCGATTGTTCCTACCGGCGGGGCGACGCCGCAAAATGTGCATGAGTGGATTCAAGCCGGCTGCGATGCCGTAGGTGTAGGCAGCTATATAACGAAAGCCCATAAAAAGGACGGTGACTACAATAAGGTAACATTAGCAGCCAGGGAGTTTGTGGAGGCTGTCGCCAAGGCGCGACGCCAGGGCAAATGA
- a CDS encoding PTS sugar transporter subunit IIA codes for MADDNAILPGSIPGIILVTHGRFGEELIRSAEMIVGAMESVRALSLMPGMEPDDFLAAVKTALESMPEGSLLISDLFGGTPANVSAAISTTRNIGAVSGLSLSMLIEAASSRMALRGEALAEAVVQAGRNNCRNILAQLRGIDSV; via the coding sequence TTGGCGGATGACAATGCAATATTGCCGGGAAGTATTCCGGGAATCATTCTGGTAACGCATGGCCGCTTTGGCGAAGAACTGATAAGAAGCGCAGAAATGATTGTCGGCGCGATGGAAAGTGTACGGGCACTGTCCTTAATGCCGGGCATGGAGCCGGACGACTTCCTGGCTGCTGTTAAAACCGCGCTGGAGTCCATGCCGGAGGGGTCTTTGCTGATCAGCGACTTATTTGGCGGCACTCCGGCCAACGTCTCGGCAGCCATATCGACAACACGGAACATTGGCGCTGTTTCGGGGCTCAGTCTCAGCATGCTCATTGAAGCGGCATCTTCCCGGATGGCCCTGAGAGGTGAGGCTTTAGCAGAGGCAGTGGTTCAGGCCGGGAGAAACAATTGCCGGAACATTCTGGCTCAGCTGCGCGGAATAGACAGTGTGTGA
- a CDS encoding phosphoglycerate dehydrogenase, whose protein sequence is MTKKILIGSRARSRAPEAMGILTAQGYDLVLNPHDRSLTEAELIEMVRGTDGIIAGNETITAAVIAAGAPALKVIAKQGVGYNTIDLAAAKQHGVAVTITPGANSKSVADLTMGLILNIARQIPQMDASIRTGGWYRHTGVELAGKVLGIIGMGHIGGEVAKRAYSFGMKVMACDVCPRQDFIDHYGVAYLPLEEVFAQADFISLHVPAMPETAGMINMDRLRTMKRTAYLINTARGALIVEDDLYDALTQGVIAGAALDVFNREPLGDSRLADLENVVFTPHAGAYTKEAIIGAGVMAAEEVVRVLSGMEPKYPVIKS, encoded by the coding sequence ATGACGAAAAAGATCTTAATAGGGTCGCGGGCGCGGTCGCGCGCGCCGGAAGCGATGGGTATTCTGACGGCGCAAGGATACGATCTGGTATTGAATCCGCATGACCGATCCCTGACGGAAGCGGAGCTGATCGAGATGGTCAGAGGAACAGACGGTATCATAGCGGGCAATGAAACCATCACAGCAGCGGTCATTGCTGCAGGCGCTCCGGCGCTCAAGGTGATTGCCAAACAGGGAGTCGGCTACAATACCATCGATCTGGCTGCCGCCAAACAGCATGGTGTAGCTGTTACCATTACTCCCGGCGCCAACAGTAAGTCAGTGGCTGATTTGACAATGGGCCTGATCCTGAACATAGCCCGGCAAATTCCGCAGATGGATGCGTCTATCCGGACAGGAGGCTGGTATCGCCATACCGGTGTCGAATTAGCAGGAAAAGTGCTGGGCATCATCGGGATGGGCCATATCGGCGGGGAAGTGGCAAAACGCGCTTACAGTTTCGGAATGAAGGTCATGGCCTGCGATGTTTGTCCCCGGCAAGATTTCATCGATCACTACGGCGTAGCCTATTTGCCGTTAGAGGAAGTGTTTGCGCAGGCTGATTTTATCTCCCTGCATGTCCCGGCAATGCCGGAAACGGCCGGTATGATTAACATGGACAGGCTGCGGACGATGAAACGCACCGCCTATCTGATTAATACGGCCAGAGGCGCGCTGATCGTGGAGGATGATTTGTATGACGCTTTAACCCAAGGGGTCATCGCCGGTGCTGCTCTGGATGTATTTAACCGGGAACCGCTGGGTGATTCGCGCCTGGCAGACCTGGAGAACGTCGTTTTTACGCCTCATGCCGGCGCTTATACCAAAGAGGCAATTATTGGCGCAGGCGTTATGGCCGCCGAAGAAGTGGTCAGGGTTTTATCCGGGATGGAGCCTAAGTATCCGGTTATCAAATCATAA
- a CDS encoding enolase C-terminal domain-like protein: MDKQISGGAPSIAEMHVIPVAGYDSMLLNLCGAHAPFFTRNIIILKDNAGHTGVGEVPGGEGILKALERAKPLVVGQSIGQYNNVLTGVRRQLLEGKAAGPQATVHKVTSAAEAAILKQPHEINLRSDNVITAIEAAMLDLLGQFLKVPVAALLGSGQQRHAVRMLGYLFYVGDRNKTDLPYLNPAAKDGWLRLRHQEALTPAAIVALAEAAAERYGFQDFKLKGGVMTGPEEIEAVTALAKRFPAARITLDPNAAWSLEEAIQLCRGQQDVLAYAEDPCGPENGYSGREVMAEFRRSTGLPTATNMIATDWRQMGHSIQLHAVDIPLADPHFWTMQGSVRVAQMCHEFGLTWGSHSNNHFDISLAMFTHAAAAAPGNITAIDTHWIWQEGQEHLTKEPFKIIAGLVNVPDKPGLGVEIDMAQVEKANALYKKLGQGARDDAMAMQYLIPGWQYDPKRASMVR; encoded by the coding sequence ATGGACAAGCAGATAAGCGGCGGCGCGCCGTCCATTGCCGAGATGCATGTGATACCCGTTGCCGGATATGACAGTATGCTGCTCAATTTATGCGGCGCTCACGCTCCTTTTTTCACCCGCAACATCATTATCCTGAAAGATAATGCCGGACACACCGGCGTAGGCGAGGTTCCTGGCGGCGAGGGCATTCTAAAGGCGTTGGAACGAGCCAAGCCGCTGGTGGTCGGCCAATCCATCGGCCAGTACAACAATGTTCTCACCGGTGTGAGGCGGCAATTGCTTGAAGGGAAAGCGGCAGGTCCGCAGGCGACCGTCCATAAGGTCACTTCGGCGGCCGAGGCGGCTATTCTGAAACAACCCCATGAAATTAATCTTCGTTCCGACAATGTAATCACCGCTATTGAAGCCGCTATGCTGGATTTGTTGGGCCAGTTCCTGAAGGTGCCGGTGGCTGCTTTGCTGGGCAGCGGCCAACAGCGGCATGCGGTGCGAATGCTCGGCTATCTGTTTTATGTGGGCGACCGTAACAAAACCGATCTTCCCTATCTTAACCCTGCAGCCAAAGACGGCTGGCTGCGCCTGCGCCACCAGGAGGCCCTGACTCCGGCGGCTATTGTGGCTCTGGCCGAAGCGGCGGCTGAGCGCTATGGATTTCAGGATTTCAAACTCAAAGGCGGTGTCATGACCGGCCCGGAGGAAATAGAGGCGGTTACCGCCCTGGCCAAACGCTTTCCCGCAGCCCGTATCACTCTGGACCCTAATGCCGCCTGGTCGCTGGAAGAAGCAATTCAACTCTGCCGCGGCCAGCAGGATGTACTGGCCTATGCCGAAGACCCCTGCGGGCCGGAAAATGGCTATTCCGGCCGAGAAGTTATGGCGGAATTTCGCCGGAGCACCGGCCTGCCGACAGCGACCAATATGATTGCCACTGACTGGCGGCAAATGGGTCACTCCATTCAGCTTCATGCCGTAGACATCCCGTTGGCCGATCCGCATTTCTGGACCATGCAAGGCTCAGTTCGCGTCGCTCAAATGTGTCATGAATTCGGCCTGACCTGGGGGTCTCATTCCAATAACCATTTTGACATATCCCTGGCCATGTTTACCCATGCGGCGGCAGCGGCCCCCGGAAACATCACCGCTATCGACACTCACTGGATTTGGCAGGAAGGCCAGGAACATCTCACTAAAGAACCCTTCAAAATTATCGCCGGTCTGGTCAATGTGCCGGATAAACCGGGACTCGGGGTAGAAATCGATATGGCTCAGGTGGAAAAAGCCAATGCCCTGTACAAAAAGCTGGGCCAGGGCGCCCGTGACGATGCTATGGCCATGCAATACCTGATCCCCGGCTGGCAATATGATCCCAAACGAGCCAGTATGGTTCGATAG
- the garD gene encoding galactarate dehydratase, whose protein sequence is MNTTEEPRYIKVHPADNVAIIVNKGGLPAGAHFSCGLELKEHVPQGHKAALIDLAQNQAIIRYGEVIGYAVRPIPKGSWIEESLVDMPEPPALDDLPLGNKVPPALPPLTGYTFEGYRNPNGTVATRNLLGISTSVQCVAGVVDYAVKKIKAELLPQYPNVDDVVALTHNYGCGVAIRAPEAAVPIRTLRNLAIHPNFGGEVMIVGLGCEKLIPERLLPPGAAKTDILMLQDQQGFGGMVQAILNMAEARLIKLNQRHRITCSVAELTVGLQCGGSDAFSGVTANPAVGYAADLLVRAGATVMFSEVTEVRDAVHLLTPRVADEKTGQALIREMKYYDRYLSLGEVDRSANTAPGNKKGGLANIVEKALGSIAKSGSSPIVEVLAPGEKPAKRGLIYAATPASDFICGTLQLASGMHVQVFTTGRGTPYGLAMAPVIKVSTRDALTEQWPDLIDINTGPIATGKATIEEAGWEIFRFILEVASGRKKTWADHWGLHNDLCLFNPAPVT, encoded by the coding sequence ATGAATACGACAGAAGAGCCCCGTTATATTAAAGTGCATCCGGCGGATAATGTGGCAATTATCGTCAACAAAGGGGGGCTGCCGGCCGGCGCTCACTTTTCTTGCGGCCTGGAATTAAAGGAGCATGTGCCGCAGGGACACAAAGCCGCGTTAATTGATCTGGCGCAAAATCAAGCGATTATCCGCTACGGGGAGGTTATAGGCTATGCGGTTCGTCCCATTCCCAAAGGAAGCTGGATTGAGGAATCCTTAGTGGATATGCCGGAACCACCGGCATTGGACGATCTGCCCCTGGGCAATAAAGTGCCGCCAGCGCTGCCGCCTCTGACTGGCTATACCTTTGAAGGCTATCGTAATCCGAACGGTACGGTGGCGACCAGAAATCTTCTGGGTATCAGCACCAGCGTCCAGTGTGTGGCGGGAGTAGTCGACTACGCCGTAAAAAAAATCAAGGCGGAATTGCTGCCCCAATATCCCAATGTGGACGACGTCGTGGCTTTAACCCATAATTACGGTTGCGGGGTGGCGATTCGGGCGCCGGAAGCTGCCGTACCCATCCGAACCTTGCGCAATCTGGCCATTCATCCTAATTTTGGCGGCGAAGTGATGATTGTGGGTTTAGGCTGTGAAAAGCTCATACCCGAACGGCTGCTTCCGCCAGGAGCGGCTAAAACGGATATTCTCATGCTCCAGGATCAGCAGGGATTTGGCGGCATGGTGCAGGCCATCCTCAATATGGCCGAGGCGCGGTTGATCAAATTGAACCAGCGCCACCGCATCACCTGTTCTGTCGCCGAGCTGACAGTCGGTTTGCAGTGCGGCGGCAGCGACGCCTTTTCCGGCGTCACTGCCAATCCTGCCGTGGGCTACGCCGCGGATTTGCTGGTACGCGCCGGGGCCACGGTCATGTTTTCTGAAGTTACAGAAGTCAGGGACGCCGTTCATCTGTTGACTCCCCGGGTTGCGGACGAAAAAACCGGTCAGGCGCTTATCCGGGAAATGAAATATTACGACCGGTACCTTTCTTTAGGCGAGGTGGACCGCAGCGCCAATACCGCCCCTGGGAACAAGAAAGGCGGGCTGGCCAATATTGTCGAGAAGGCTCTTGGTTCCATCGCCAAATCAGGCAGCAGCCCCATCGTCGAAGTTCTGGCACCGGGTGAAAAACCGGCCAAGCGAGGCCTGATCTACGCGGCAACGCCGGCCAGCGATTTTATCTGCGGCACTCTGCAGCTTGCTTCCGGGATGCATGTGCAGGTCTTTACCACTGGCAGGGGCACTCCCTACGGTTTGGCCATGGCGCCGGTGATTAAAGTCTCCACCCGTGACGCTCTTACCGAGCAGTGGCCCGATCTTATCGACATAAATACCGGGCCCATTGCTACTGGCAAGGCTACGATCGAAGAAGCAGGCTGGGAAATCTTCCGGTTTATCCTGGAGGTGGCCAGCGGCCGGAAAAAGACTTGGGCTGATCATTGGGGACTGCACAATGACTTATGTCTGTTTAATCCCGCGCCGGTAACCTGA
- a CDS encoding MFS transporter, with product MNTDNITVRQAGVPVDKKTNVRWMIVAVLFFITVINYADRATISLAGPAIAKELNLDAVSMGYIFSAFGWAYVIFQLPGGWLLDRFGSKRVYACSIFFWSLFTLLQGAVAFFTGAIAVLILFSLRFLVGAAEAPSFPANSRIVAAWFPANERGTASAIFNSAQYAATVFFAPLMGWLVHTFGWHYVFTVMGVLGILFVFIWKKLIYNPKEHPLTNQAEIDYIEEGGALVNMDQAKKDGGKQEGPNLHYIKELLRNRMMLGIYIAQYCINALTYFFITWFPVYLVQARGMTILKAGFVASIPAVCGFAGGVLGGIISDFMLRKGYSLSVARKVPIVGGMLLSMSIVVCNYVDIQWVVIALMALSFFGKGIGALGWAVNSDTAPKQIAGLSGGLLNTCGNLSSITTPIAIGYILQATGSFNGALVYVGAHAFIAMASYLFIVGEIKRVELKPIHAE from the coding sequence ATGAATACTGATAATATTACAGTAAGACAAGCCGGGGTCCCTGTGGACAAGAAAACCAATGTCCGCTGGATGATTGTAGCCGTATTGTTCTTTATTACGGTGATCAATTATGCCGATCGCGCCACTATCTCGCTTGCTGGCCCGGCTATAGCGAAAGAATTAAATTTGGATGCCGTATCAATGGGCTATATCTTTTCGGCTTTTGGCTGGGCCTATGTCATTTTTCAGCTTCCGGGCGGGTGGCTTTTAGACCGCTTTGGTTCAAAGCGGGTTTACGCATGCAGCATCTTCTTCTGGTCGCTTTTCACGCTGCTCCAGGGCGCGGTTGCTTTTTTTACCGGCGCCATAGCTGTCCTCATTTTATTTAGCTTACGTTTTCTGGTTGGAGCCGCCGAAGCCCCTTCTTTTCCTGCGAACAGCCGGATCGTTGCAGCCTGGTTTCCCGCAAATGAGCGAGGCACTGCTTCCGCCATCTTTAATTCAGCGCAATATGCGGCGACGGTGTTTTTTGCGCCGCTCATGGGCTGGCTGGTTCACACTTTCGGCTGGCATTATGTATTTACGGTCATGGGTGTGTTGGGAATTTTGTTTGTATTCATATGGAAAAAACTGATTTATAATCCTAAGGAGCATCCGCTGACCAACCAGGCTGAGATCGACTATATTGAAGAGGGCGGCGCTCTTGTGAATATGGATCAGGCCAAGAAAGACGGCGGCAAGCAGGAAGGCCCCAATCTGCATTATATTAAAGAATTGCTGAGAAATCGCATGATGCTGGGCATTTATATCGCCCAATATTGTATTAATGCCCTGACATATTTCTTTATTACCTGGTTTCCGGTCTATTTGGTGCAGGCCCGGGGCATGACCATATTGAAAGCCGGCTTCGTTGCGTCGATACCTGCGGTATGCGGTTTTGCCGGCGGGGTTTTGGGCGGCATTATTTCCGACTTCATGTTAAGAAAGGGATATTCTCTTTCTGTGGCCAGAAAAGTGCCGATTGTAGGGGGGATGCTATTGTCAATGAGCATCGTTGTTTGCAATTATGTCGATATTCAGTGGGTAGTCATTGCTCTCATGGCTCTGTCCTTCTTTGGGAAGGGTATTGGCGCGCTTGGCTGGGCGGTCAACTCTGACACTGCACCCAAACAAATAGCCGGACTCAGTGGAGGGCTTTTGAACACCTGCGGCAATCTCTCCAGTATTACCACCCCTATTGCCATCGGTTACATTCTACAGGCCACTGGCTCGTTTAACGGCGCGTTAGTCTATGTAGGCGCGCATGCTTTTATTGCCATGGCCAGTTATCTGTTTATTGTCGGCGAGATCAAACGGGTTGAACTGAAACCAATCCATGCCGAATAG